A DNA window from Bacillota bacterium contains the following coding sequences:
- a CDS encoding AAC(3) family N-acetyltransferase: MYTKEQLINHISQLGIKSQDTLLIHSSMKAIGPVEGGADTVLDAFIDYMQDGLLVFPTHTWKQINSEYNVFDVANEPSCVGILTELFRKRPGVIRSWHPTHSVAALGKDAEQYVAGEEKWDTPCPRQGCWGKLYDRRAKILFIGCDLTRNTIIHGVEEWNNIPNRLTAEPRPLKILTPAGTLLDRPLYRHYNPITDVSSNYGKLEAPLVSKGIARIGRFGDARTILCDVVPMVDLTSSFLRRNPDLFLDDRPIPEEWYR; this comes from the coding sequence ATGTATACCAAGGAACAGCTAATCAATCACATTAGTCAGTTAGGCATTAAATCCCAAGACACACTTCTCATCCATTCGTCGATGAAGGCCATCGGCCCAGTGGAAGGCGGAGCCGATACTGTTCTGGATGCCTTTATCGACTACATGCAGGATGGGTTGCTGGTCTTTCCCACGCACACGTGGAAGCAGATTAACAGCGAATATAACGTGTTTGATGTGGCTAACGAACCCTCGTGTGTGGGAATTCTGACAGAGCTTTTTAGGAAGCGCCCCGGGGTAATTCGCTCTTGGCATCCGACCCATTCCGTGGCGGCACTGGGAAAGGATGCTGAGCAGTATGTCGCGGGCGAGGAGAAGTGGGATACCCCTTGCCCGCGACAAGGGTGTTGGGGGAAACTATATGATCGGCGGGCCAAGATTCTGTTTATCGGCTGTGACTTAACCCGCAATACGATTATTCACGGCGTCGAGGAGTGGAACAATATTCCCAATCGGTTGACTGCAGAGCCCCGACCCTTGAAAATCCTTACTCCCGCCGGGACCCTGTTAGACCGTCCTCTATATCGACATTACAACCCGATTACCGATGTATCCAGCAACTACGGGAAACTGGAGGCTCCCTTAGTCAGCAAGGGTATTGCCCGCATTGGTAGGTTTGGCGATGCTAGAACCATTCTTTGTGATGTAGTACCTATGGTGGACCTAACGAGTTCATTTCTAAGGCGTAATCCCGATCTCTTCTTAGATGACAGGCCGATCCCGGAGGAGTGGTATCGCTAG